A region of the Desulfobaculum bizertense DSM 18034 genome:
AAGACTTTATTTTGAAGGCATCGACAGTGAGATGGGAAGGAATAGATTGTCCGGCCCCGAACTGGGAAAAATTTTTGCTTGAGATCATGAGCGATGACGCGGAAATGGTCGACTACCTGCGGCGGCTCTTTGGCTCTACGCTGCGCGGCGGCGACAAAGAGCACATTTTGCCAATGTTCTTTGGGGATGGGCGAAACGGAAAGACTGTCTTGGTTGAAATGGTTTCCGAAGTATTAGGTTCGCTCGTTGGGCCGATTCCTTCGGAGATGCTGCTCGATCAAGGGATGCAGCGTTCTGCGGATGCTCCAAGTCCTTCGGTCATGTCCCTGCGTGGGCTTCGTGCCGTTTTTGCTTCGGAAACTGATGAAGGACGGCGTTTTTCGGCTTCTCGCTGCAAGTGGTATTCAGGGGGCGATCATCTTGTTGGCCGTTGGCCTAATGACAAGCGGCCTATCACGTTTCCCCCGACTCATACGCTTTTCCTTTTGACGAACCATAAGCCACACGCACCTTCTTCGGATTTTGCCTTTTGGGATCGCCTTCAAGTCGTTTTTTTCGAGAGACGTTTTGTGAAGGGCGAACCGCAGAAGCCGAATGAATTGCCCCGTGATCCGAACCTGAAAGACAAGCTTCGGCAGGAACTGCCCGGCATTTTGGCGTGGCTGGTTCGCGGCTGTCTTGAATGGCAGCAAGATGGTGTAAATCCACCGCCCAAGGTTTTGGCGGCTACGGATGAATACCGCCGCGATGAGGATCTGCTTTCTATCTTTATTGATGAATGCTGTCTCACGGTGGAGCCGGATGAAAAAGACCCCACGACCCGCGTGAATGCCACGGAATTTTATGACGCCTTTGTGAAGTGGTACGGGCAGAACATCAGCAAGAAAAAGAATTTCCCCCAGCGCAAGTTCGGAAAGCTCGCGCAGGAGAAGTTCCCAAAGCGCAAGGTTGGCGGGAAGAACTGGTATTACGGCGTGCTTCTCAGTCCAGATTTTAAATCTGAAATGGGACTCTTTGGGAAGTCTGACGACTAGGACCTTAGGAGTCGGGCAGGACCATAGCAGGACCTAAAGGTCCTAGTCGAAAAGTTAATGTTTCCGGGGACTAGTGCGTCCAATAGGACCATAGGACCTTTTATTCGGGGATTCGGTCTATAAAACTCTCTTTTATATTCTTTCTATTTTCTTATTTTATGGTCCTAAGGTCCTAAAAGAGAATAAAAGTAAAGAAAAAGAAATGTTTAAGAGTAGGACCATAACAGGACCATAGGCAGGACCTTGTAGGACCATAGGAAGGAAGAGGGAAAATGAACGTTTTGAAGCTTGCCGAAGAGGACGGCTGTACCGGGCGCAAAGTGTCCACGCGAAAGGGCGGAGAATATCACGGCCCATGTCCGGGCTGTGGCGGAAAAGATCGTTTCCTTATCTGGCCTGAACAAAATGGCGGCGAGGGGAGCTGGTGGTGCCGGATCTGCGGGCAGGGCGGCGACCTCATCCAGTACCTGCGAGAATTTCGAGGCATGAGCTTCAAGGACGCTGCCGCTATGAGTTCCCGGCCAACGAGTCCCAAGGCTCCGGGCGCTGCGCCGAAGCCGCAGGCTTTTGTCCCGCGTCGTATGGAGTCGCCTAAGGAAATGTGGCGTTGCAAATCCAATGCGCTCGTTACGTGGGCGCATCGTAAATTGCTCCAGACGCCTTCGGCCTTGGATATGCTGGCAGCGCGGGGCATCGGCTTGGAGGCCGTAAAAGCCTTTCGCCTTGGCTGGAACCCCGGCGAGCAGGGCCGGGACTGTTACCGCGACAGGACGGCGTGGGGCCTGCCTGAGGAGTTCAAGGACAATGGCAAACCTAAAAAGCTTTGGATTCCTCGCGGGCTTGTGATTCCAACTTTTCGCGATGGCCTGCTGTACCGTGTTCGCATCCGCAGGGCTGCGCCGCGTGAGTTTGGCCCTAAATATTACGTGCTGCCGGGTTCTGGAATGGGTCCCATGATTTTGCACGAGGACGCAAAGGCGTTTGTGGTGGTCGAGGCTGAGCTTGATGCCATTGCCTGCGCTGCCGCGACAGGCTTCACAATTGGCGCGGTGGGGCTTGGCTCAATCAGCACCAAGCCCGACGAGTTTGGGCACAAGGTTTTTCAGAAAAGCCTGTGCATCCTGAATGCCTTGGATTTTGAGCCTGCACAGGACGAGGACGCAGATCCGAAGGCCGCGAAGAGCGAAGAAATGAAAAAGCGGATTCGTGGCTGGTGGCAGAAAACCTATCCGCAGGCCAAGCGCTGGCCCGTGCCAGTTGGCAAAGATCCGGGCGAAGCTGTGGCCGAGGGTGTGCAGCTCCGGGAGTGGATTCGGGCGGGACTTACGCCTGCGTTTCTGGTGGCCGCATCCAAGAAAGAAAA
Encoded here:
- a CDS encoding DNA primase family protein, whose protein sequence is MSTQENQSLAGFSLCEDGDNVMQLSEIREMVEARAKAEQGTRKNTAPRNLNVMECVMAEDVGLGELYAKIQRGRFVFNRQSREWMEFNGVHWQLDTMERSKTRVADVVSVLLKEAQKVGVQASEAMRDGNEEIAKMYESQQKTIMNRVRRLRRKGGPEACLEFAQIQEDPLAIKGDEIDQEQWLLACKNGVIDLQTGEFRDGKPEDFILKASTVRWEGIDCPAPNWEKFLLEIMSDDAEMVDYLRRLFGSTLRGGDKEHILPMFFGDGRNGKTVLVEMVSEVLGSLVGPIPSEMLLDQGMQRSADAPSPSVMSLRGLRAVFASETDEGRRFSASRCKWYSGGDHLVGRWPNDKRPITFPPTHTLFLLTNHKPHAPSSDFAFWDRLQVVFFERRFVKGEPQKPNELPRDPNLKDKLRQELPGILAWLVRGCLEWQQDGVNPPPKVLAATDEYRRDEDLLSIFIDECCLTVEPDEKDPTTRVNATEFYDAFVKWYGQNISKKKNFPQRKFGKLAQEKFPKRKVGGKNWYYGVLLSPDFKSEMGLFGKSDD
- a CDS encoding primase-helicase zinc-binding domain-containing protein — translated: MNVLKLAEEDGCTGRKVSTRKGGEYHGPCPGCGGKDRFLIWPEQNGGEGSWWCRICGQGGDLIQYLREFRGMSFKDAAAMSSRPTSPKAPGAAPKPQAFVPRRMESPKEMWRCKSNALVTWAHRKLLQTPSALDMLAARGIGLEAVKAFRLGWNPGEQGRDCYRDRTAWGLPEEFKDNGKPKKLWIPRGLVIPTFRDGLLYRVRIRRAAPREFGPKYYVLPGSGMGPMILHEDAKAFVVVEAELDAIACAAATGFTIGAVGLGSISTKPDEFGHKVFQKSLCILNALDFEPAQDEDADPKAAKSEEMKKRIRGWWQKTYPQAKRWPVPVGKDPGEAVAEGVQLREWIRAGLTPAFLVAASKKEKRAEAPAKIPQAVIDFQRELTGKPISMELSGESGAELIFDDKWAQAHWNEFRRLADRFWEPEIMEWMEALPVNRVSAENILKYCKN